A region of Pseudomonadota bacterium DNA encodes the following proteins:
- a CDS encoding metallophosphoesterase: protein MFGIILVSIISAFHLYAFRRLCSIPGVRRRFPLKLIGAGAFVLWSIFFLGRVYGHGGHSSAASVLEFAGMVWMAALFLITVSFLVIDLITLFGLGFKKQLPVLRSCALMLGFLLTLIALVQGLRAPLVSEHDVRLSGLPERLDGAVMVVLSDMHLGNQIGAGWLSNRVAQVMAEKPDIILLVGDIYEGHDRPEPGILAAMRELSAPLGVWGVLGNHEFYGGEAVIRALTDESGVTVLRNSFTEIAPGLTLAGVEGKRSDRRPDTSSTVIEKTLQDVPEGALILMSHKPWQVESAAANGVGLMLSGHTHGGQIWPFGYLVKRVFPRIAGAYKIGEMVLIVCRGTGTWGPRMRLWQPGEMLKITLLRK, encoded by the coding sequence ATGTTTGGAATTATTCTGGTTTCCATCATTTCTGCCTTTCATCTCTACGCTTTCAGGCGGTTATGTTCCATACCGGGGGTCAGGAGGCGGTTCCCGCTTAAACTCATCGGTGCAGGCGCATTTGTTCTCTGGTCGATTTTTTTCCTTGGCCGGGTTTATGGCCATGGCGGGCACTCGTCAGCTGCCTCGGTGCTGGAGTTTGCCGGCATGGTCTGGATGGCGGCTCTTTTCCTGATTACCGTTTCATTTCTGGTTATCGACCTGATCACTCTGTTCGGACTTGGTTTCAAAAAACAGCTCCCTGTTCTGCGAAGTTGTGCTTTAATGCTGGGGTTTCTCCTGACTTTGATCGCTCTCGTTCAGGGTTTGAGAGCTCCGTTGGTGAGTGAGCATGATGTCAGATTGTCCGGGCTGCCGGAAAGACTTGACGGCGCGGTGATGGTAGTCCTTTCCGATATGCACCTTGGCAACCAGATTGGGGCCGGCTGGCTTTCCAACCGGGTGGCTCAGGTTATGGCCGAAAAACCTGACATCATCCTTCTGGTCGGCGATATCTACGAAGGGCATGATCGGCCAGAGCCCGGGATTCTTGCCGCAATGCGTGAACTATCGGCCCCTCTTGGAGTCTGGGGCGTCCTCGGCAATCATGAATTTTATGGTGGTGAGGCGGTGATCAGGGCGCTGACGGATGAATCCGGGGTAACGGTTCTCAGAAACTCTTTCACGGAAATTGCGCCGGGATTGACCCTGGCAGGAGTGGAAGGGAAAAGATCCGACCGTCGTCCCGACACCTCTTCGACTGTTATCGAAAAGACCCTGCAGGATGTCCCTGAGGGCGCTTTGATCCTGATGTCCCATAAACCCTGGCAGGTGGAGAGTGCCGCGGCAAATGGTGTCGGGTTGATGCTTTCCGGGCACACCCATGGTGGGCAGATCTGGCCTTTCGGATATCTTGTAAAGCGGGTTTTCCCGAGAATCGCCGGGGCATATAAAATTGGTGAGATGGTTCTGATTGTCTGCCGCGGCACCGGGACCTGGGGGCCGAGAATGCGGCTCTGGCAGCCCGGAGAAATGTTGAAGATTACTCTCCTTCGTAAATAG
- a CDS encoding tetratricopeptide repeat protein — translation MEKDTHREQVKGVSGKDPALYHKTIEELIEVAVEFHGNGKTRRAENIYRTVLECVPENIQVNFNLATICHSNGYVEEAIEHYNRVLQHDPDNYQVLFYLAGAYRDQGALDAAADTYLKAIDSEPDHADAYYNLGIVHQHRNESHQARKCYLKTVALDDTYAPAFYNLGAISYENGNYDESIGFYERAQVLAPDDIDTCYNLALSHTRKGNLIEAVKLYSYAIELSPDDGDLHNSLGQLWKQLKNYDRAESCFREAVKLKPDYGAAYTNLAVILHTIGNVDEAIECYSKAIEFGYQTEIADHMLAALIGSNRTSMPENYVRDLFDSYADGFDDSLVNELEYNTPLSLMKTVMCHAGEKCRFESVLDLGCGTGLAGETFRGLCHRLSGVDISSKMLAKAEGKGHYDTLHCSDLIDFLAATEERYNLIIAADVLNYIGALGPLFHHIGKRLDDKGLFAFSVEKPAGDGGCCLQQSGRYAHSRDFVEKICCESGLEVRECLETDIRKDRGDWIKGQIFVLRKSFPDFF, via the coding sequence ATGGAAAAAGATACTCACCGGGAACAGGTGAAGGGTGTATCGGGAAAAGACCCGGCCCTGTACCACAAGACAATCGAAGAACTCATTGAAGTAGCTGTTGAATTTCATGGAAATGGAAAGACCAGACGGGCAGAAAACATCTATCGCACCGTCCTTGAGTGTGTTCCGGAGAATATCCAGGTGAATTTCAATCTTGCTACTATCTGTCATAGTAACGGGTATGTGGAAGAAGCGATCGAACATTACAACCGGGTTTTGCAGCATGACCCGGACAATTACCAGGTGCTTTTTTATCTGGCTGGCGCTTATCGGGATCAGGGGGCCCTCGATGCTGCCGCAGACACCTATCTGAAGGCGATAGATTCCGAACCTGATCATGCTGATGCGTATTACAATCTCGGGATTGTCCACCAGCACAGGAATGAGTCGCACCAGGCCAGGAAATGCTATCTGAAAACGGTGGCACTGGATGATACCTATGCGCCCGCTTTCTATAATCTTGGTGCCATCAGCTATGAAAACGGCAACTATGATGAGTCGATAGGGTTTTATGAAAGGGCTCAGGTGCTTGCCCCCGACGATATCGACACCTGTTATAATCTGGCGTTGTCCCATACCCGGAAAGGGAATCTGATTGAAGCTGTGAAGCTCTATTCTTATGCCATCGAACTTTCTCCTGATGATGGTGATCTCCATAATTCCCTCGGTCAACTCTGGAAGCAGCTGAAGAATTATGACAGGGCAGAGAGTTGTTTCAGGGAGGCGGTCAAATTAAAACCAGATTATGGTGCCGCATACACGAACCTTGCTGTTATCCTCCATACCATCGGCAATGTTGACGAGGCCATAGAGTGTTACAGCAAGGCGATTGAATTTGGATATCAGACCGAGATCGCCGATCATATGCTGGCTGCTCTGATTGGTTCAAACAGGACATCAATGCCTGAAAACTATGTCAGGGACCTTTTTGATAGTTATGCCGATGGATTTGACGACTCGCTCGTTAACGAACTTGAGTATAACACTCCGTTATCATTGATGAAAACAGTTATGTGCCATGCCGGAGAGAAATGCCGTTTCGAATCGGTTCTTGATCTGGGTTGTGGGACCGGGCTTGCCGGCGAGACTTTTCGTGGGCTTTGTCACAGGTTGTCCGGGGTTGATATCTCGTCGAAAATGCTGGCTAAGGCAGAGGGGAAAGGGCACTATGATACACTTCACTGTTCTGATCTCATCGATTTTCTTGCGGCGACTGAAGAGCGCTATAACCTGATCATTGCGGCGGATGTTCTCAATTATATCGGGGCTTTAGGTCCTCTCTTTCATCATATCGGCAAAAGGCTTGATGACAAGGGATTGTTTGCCTTTTCTGTCGAAAAACCTGCCGGTGACGGTGGATGTTGTCTCCAACAGTCCGGTCGTTATGCGCACAGCAGGGATTTTGTGGAGAAGATCTGCTGTGAATCCGGCCTGGAAGTGAGAGAATGTCTCGAAACAGATATCCGTAAAGACAGGGGTGATTGGATCAAGGGTCAGATTTTTGTTCTCCGGAAATCTTTCCCTGATTTCTTCTGA
- a CDS encoding translation initiation factor Sui1, translating into MKYYKKLKNHLVYSTDQSHLCSGCNQPHVDCRCRTGQRIQRGDGIVRVSRETKGRKGSGVTLITGLELDHTGLKRLAGTLKKKCGSGGAVKNGVIEIQGDHRQLLIAELGKEGYKVKLAGG; encoded by the coding sequence ATGAAATACTATAAGAAGCTGAAAAATCATTTGGTTTATTCGACTGATCAGTCGCATCTCTGTTCCGGGTGTAATCAGCCTCACGTTGACTGCCGGTGTAGGACTGGTCAGAGAATACAGAGAGGTGACGGAATTGTCAGGGTGAGTCGTGAAACTAAAGGCCGCAAAGGGAGCGGCGTGACCCTGATCACCGGTCTCGAGCTTGATCATACCGGGTTGAAGCGGCTGGCAGGTACCCTGAAGAAAAAGTGCGGGTCAGGCGGGGCGGTCAAGAACGGTGTGATTGAAATTCAGGGAGATCACCGGCAGCTATTGATTGCAGAACTTGGAAAAGAGGGCTATAAGGTCAAGCTTGCCGGTGGCTGA
- a CDS encoding SEC-C domain-containing protein encodes MTLCPCSSGNEYAVCCEPYLQGLSAAPTAEALMRSRYTAYTKDDYGYVIRTCHSSTRPASEDFEDEVKIEWTGLEIVETEKGLESDDDGVVEFIARYSYNGNALGQHERSNFVKEDGEWFYVDGEFVKPPQARSEKIGRNQPCTCGSGKKYKKCCYRK; translated from the coding sequence ATGACTCTATGTCCGTGCAGTTCCGGGAATGAATATGCTGTGTGCTGCGAACCCTATCTTCAGGGTTTGAGTGCCGCTCCGACCGCAGAAGCCCTGATGCGTTCGCGATATACCGCCTATACGAAAGATGATTACGGGTACGTGATCCGGACCTGTCACAGTTCCACCCGCCCAGCGAGTGAAGATTTTGAAGATGAGGTGAAGATAGAGTGGACCGGCCTTGAAATTGTCGAGACTGAAAAAGGCCTTGAGAGTGACGATGATGGTGTTGTCGAATTCATCGCCAGATACAGCTATAACGGGAACGCACTTGGCCAGCATGAGCGGAGCAATTTTGTCAAGGAGGATGGCGAATGGTTTTATGTGGATGGAGAATTCGTCAAGCCGCCCCAGGCCCGCTCGGAGAAGATAGGACGCAATCAGCCCTGCACCTGCGGCAGCGGTAAAAAATACAAGAAGTGCTGTTACAGAAAGTAG